In Paeniglutamicibacter kerguelensis, one genomic interval encodes:
- a CDS encoding DUF7620 family protein, with translation MKWFRRFCPSQDDSTEALAAKIEASVHHKAALDRFAEAREQSVQLERINHRNHFSESLTKAFRDRPL, from the coding sequence ATGAAATGGTTCCGCCGATTCTGCCCCTCGCAAGACGACAGCACCGAGGCGCTGGCCGCAAAGATCGAAGCCAGCGTGCACCACAAGGCCGCGCTTGACCGTTTCGCCGAAGCCCGGGAGCAATCCGTGCAGCTTGAGCGGATCAACCACCGCAACCACTTCAGCGAGAGCCTGACCAAGGCGTTTCGGGACAGGCCGCTATGA
- a CDS encoding GlsB/YeaQ/YmgE family stress response membrane protein, with protein MGFIGWIVLGLLAGAIAKAIKPGDQGGGLFATLLLGVVGAVLGGWLGSLIFDVNINEFWSLSTWLLAIGGALIVLVVWGLLTRKKA; from the coding sequence ATGGGATTCATTGGTTGGATTGTTCTGGGCCTGCTTGCCGGTGCGATCGCTAAGGCGATCAAGCCAGGTGACCAGGGCGGCGGTTTGTTCGCCACCCTGCTGCTCGGTGTAGTTGGTGCCGTACTCGGCGGCTGGTTGGGCTCGTTGATCTTCGATGTGAACATCAATGAGTTCTGGTCGCTGTCGACGTGGTTGCTGGCCATCGGCGGAGCGTTGATCGTCCTCGTTGTCTGGGGATTGTTGACGCGCAAGAAGGCGTAG
- a CDS encoding YrdB family protein, with protein sequence MNAVPDVKTVPGVKPAPAVRERHDVPPAAAAAAASVPGDQAFPVDDGRPATPEAVVPVADGSAEAPAVKEADGPAGEGDLGPSALDDTLTPLAEVAAPVREPGEEMPVAEPASSSEPSPPMKPSASTESDEPAADSGPVESAVPVVAKAPAAAPAEGRTDRSGGTVALTALMVVSFVLEVALLGAGALWALGALPLAPAAAVLVTVIPLMVFWGLFMSPKARFRVSPVPHALLSHALFAAGTVMLAVAGQPVLAIAMGALTVASIVLTLLVRGRDSTVDAGKPGQVAAAKRRRKSKGSGRRAAR encoded by the coding sequence ATGAATGCTGTACCGGACGTCAAGACCGTTCCGGGCGTGAAGCCTGCTCCGGCGGTGCGGGAACGCCACGATGTTCCCCCGGCAGCGGCCGCGGCCGCGGCATCCGTGCCGGGGGATCAGGCATTCCCCGTGGATGACGGGCGGCCGGCAACGCCGGAGGCCGTCGTTCCCGTTGCCGATGGATCGGCCGAAGCGCCCGCCGTCAAGGAGGCGGACGGGCCGGCCGGCGAAGGGGACCTCGGTCCGTCCGCGCTGGACGACACCTTGACCCCGTTGGCCGAAGTTGCGGCACCGGTGCGGGAACCCGGCGAGGAGATGCCGGTGGCGGAGCCGGCTTCGTCCAGCGAACCGTCGCCACCCATGAAGCCGTCGGCATCTACTGAATCCGATGAACCGGCCGCCGACTCAGGACCTGTTGAATCCGCCGTGCCTGTGGTTGCGAAAGCCCCGGCGGCCGCCCCGGCCGAGGGTCGAACGGACCGCAGCGGCGGCACCGTGGCGCTCACGGCGTTGATGGTGGTCTCGTTTGTACTGGAGGTCGCGTTGCTCGGCGCCGGCGCGCTGTGGGCCCTGGGGGCGTTGCCGCTGGCCCCCGCGGCCGCCGTGCTGGTCACGGTGATCCCGCTGATGGTCTTCTGGGGCCTGTTCATGTCCCCGAAGGCGCGTTTCAGGGTTTCCCCCGTGCCGCACGCGTTGCTGAGCCACGCGCTCTTTGCGGCGGGAACCGTGATGCTGGCTGTTGCCGGGCAGCCGGTGTTGGCGATCGCCATGGGCGCACTCACGGTGGCCAGCATCGTATTGACGCTGCTGGTTCGCGGCCGGGATTCCACCGTGGACGCAGGGAAACCGGGGCAGGTCGCGGCCGCGAAACGACGTCGGAAGTCGAAGGGCTCCGGGCGCCGCGCAGCCCGCTAG
- a CDS encoding metal-dependent transcriptional regulator encodes MRHPQHPVLTASEENYLKALHALTEWENDPVTTGNIAAQLGVAPASATSMVAKLAGKELVVHPRYGAIEFTPAGRLAALSVVRRHRLIETFLLSELGYSWDEVHNEAEQLEHTVSDRFIEALAARLGHPAADPHGDPIPGPDGTVVMPPAIRLDRFAEAGSPARAIVSRISDEDPAWLRRCTELGIAPGVVIELPHPQLSDIDATMMWVLPADPGS; translated from the coding sequence ATGCGACACCCGCAGCACCCCGTGCTGACCGCCAGCGAGGAAAACTACCTCAAGGCGCTCCATGCGCTCACCGAGTGGGAAAACGACCCCGTGACCACCGGGAACATCGCCGCGCAGCTGGGCGTCGCCCCCGCCTCGGCCACCTCCATGGTGGCCAAGCTCGCCGGCAAGGAGCTGGTCGTCCACCCGCGTTACGGCGCCATCGAGTTCACCCCCGCCGGGCGCCTTGCGGCGCTTTCGGTGGTGCGCCGGCACCGGCTGATCGAGACGTTCCTGCTCAGCGAGCTCGGCTACTCCTGGGACGAGGTGCACAACGAGGCCGAACAGCTCGAGCACACCGTCTCCGACCGCTTCATCGAGGCGCTCGCGGCGCGGCTCGGCCACCCGGCCGCGGATCCGCACGGGGACCCGATTCCGGGGCCCGACGGCACGGTGGTGATGCCCCCGGCGATCCGGCTTGACCGCTTCGCCGAGGCGGGTTCCCCGGCGCGCGCGATCGTGAGCCGGATCAGCGACGAGGACCCCGCCTGGTTGCGCCGCTGCACCGAGCTCGGCATCGCTCCCGGCGTCGTCATCGAGCTTCCGCACCCGCAGCTCAGCGACATCGACGCCACCATGATGTGGGTGCTGCCCGCCGATCCCGGGTCGTAG
- the hisN gene encoding histidinol-phosphatase, translating into MNSDVMTYNDDLRLAHVIADSVDSLTLSRFKAVDLVVETKPDLTPVSDADKAAEEAIRSHLARARPRDAVTGEEFGTTGKSNRHWVIDPIDGTKNFVRGVPVWATLIALIEDGEPVVGLVSAPALGRRWWAAKDMGAYTGKSMSAAHKLQVSSVAKLEDASLSYSSLSGWKERGQRENFIELTDALWRTRAYGDFWSYCMVAEGAVDLAAEPELNLYDMAALVPIVREAGGRFTSVEGVEGCDGGNAVASNSLLHDAALEILNAGR; encoded by the coding sequence ATGAACTCCGATGTGATGACGTACAACGACGACCTGCGCCTGGCCCACGTGATTGCGGACTCGGTCGACTCGTTGACCCTCTCCCGCTTCAAGGCCGTGGACCTGGTGGTGGAGACCAAGCCGGACCTCACCCCGGTCTCCGACGCGGACAAGGCGGCGGAGGAAGCGATCCGCTCGCACCTGGCCCGCGCCCGCCCGCGCGACGCCGTCACCGGCGAGGAATTCGGCACCACCGGCAAGTCGAACCGCCACTGGGTGATCGACCCGATCGACGGCACCAAGAACTTCGTGCGCGGCGTCCCGGTCTGGGCCACGCTGATCGCGCTGATCGAGGACGGGGAACCGGTGGTCGGGCTGGTCTCCGCCCCGGCCCTGGGGCGGCGCTGGTGGGCCGCCAAGGACATGGGCGCCTACACCGGCAAGTCGATGTCCGCCGCCCACAAGCTGCAGGTCTCCTCCGTCGCCAAGCTGGAGGACGCCTCGCTGTCCTACTCCTCGCTCTCGGGCTGGAAGGAACGCGGGCAGCGGGAGAACTTCATCGAGCTGACCGACGCCCTCTGGCGCACGCGCGCCTACGGGGATTTCTGGTCCTACTGCATGGTCGCCGAGGGCGCCGTGGACCTTGCGGCCGAACCGGAGCTGAACCTCTACGACATGGCGGCCCTGGTGCCGATCGTGCGCGAGGCCGGCGGGCGCTTCACCTCCGTGGAGGGCGTCGAGGGCTGCGACGGCGGCAACGCGGTGGCCAGCAACTCGCTGCTGCACGACGCCGCCCTGGAAATCCTGAACGCCGGCCGCTGA
- the rsgA gene encoding ribosome small subunit-dependent GTPase A gives MARNTEDWEDFTVRTRPNKKGTRPRTKDRPAYEEAVIGRIITVDRGRYTAILDEDTADERIVIAARARELRRNPVVPGDFVALVGDTSGEPDTLARLVRIEERSTLLRRSADDTDPVERVVVANVDQLVIVVAAANPEPRTGFIDRAVVAAFDAGIRPLLCVTKADVRDPEPFLENYRHLDIDIVISRTTAQDATGIDARSADGLSARLAGTPVEMLREHLAGKVSVVIGHSGVGKSTLVNALTGAERATGNVNAVTGRGRHTSSSALALRVDDAPEGTWIIDTPGIRSFGLALVDPENILKAFDDLEPIAADCERGCTHKASEPHCALDAWVASGEAGPIGTARLDSFRRLLGQDETTEAKELGSF, from the coding sequence ATGGCACGCAACACTGAGGACTGGGAAGACTTCACGGTCCGCACCCGCCCGAACAAAAAGGGCACCCGCCCGCGCACCAAGGACCGCCCCGCCTACGAGGAAGCGGTGATCGGCCGCATCATCACCGTGGACCGCGGACGCTACACCGCGATCCTCGACGAGGACACGGCCGACGAGCGCATCGTGATCGCCGCCCGCGCCCGAGAACTGCGCCGCAACCCCGTGGTGCCCGGCGACTTCGTCGCGCTGGTCGGGGACACCTCCGGGGAGCCCGACACCCTGGCCCGGCTGGTGCGCATCGAGGAACGCTCGACGCTGCTGCGGCGCAGCGCGGACGACACCGACCCGGTGGAGCGCGTGGTGGTCGCCAACGTGGACCAGCTGGTGATCGTTGTGGCCGCGGCCAACCCGGAGCCGCGCACCGGCTTCATCGACCGCGCCGTGGTGGCGGCGTTCGACGCCGGCATCCGACCGTTGCTCTGCGTGACCAAGGCCGACGTGCGCGACCCGGAGCCGTTCCTGGAGAACTACCGCCACCTGGACATCGACATCGTCATCTCCCGCACCACCGCGCAGGACGCCACGGGCATCGACGCGCGGTCCGCCGACGGGCTCTCCGCGCGCTTGGCCGGCACCCCCGTGGAGATGCTGCGCGAACACCTCGCCGGCAAGGTCTCGGTGGTCATCGGGCACTCGGGCGTGGGCAAATCGACGCTGGTCAACGCGCTCACCGGCGCCGAGCGCGCCACCGGCAACGTCAACGCCGTCACCGGCCGCGGCCGGCACACCTCATCCTCCGCGCTGGCGCTGCGCGTGGACGACGCCCCGGAGGGCACCTGGATCATCGACACCCCGGGCATCCGCTCCTTCGGCCTGGCCCTGGTGGACCCGGAGAACATCCTCAAGGCGTTCGACGACCTGGAACCGATTGCCGCGGACTGCGAACGCGGCTGCACGCACAAGGCCAGCGAACCGCACTGCGCCCTGGACGCCTGGGTCGCCTCCGGCGAGGCGGGGCCCATCGGCACCGCACGGCTGGATTCCTTCCGCCGCCTGCTCGGCCAGGACGAGACCACCGAGGCCAAGGAGCTGGGCTCCTTCTAG
- the aroA gene encoding 3-phosphoshikimate 1-carboxyvinyltransferase, translating into MSMQNTVDQLWDAPHPGTPVNGTVVVPASKSLTNRYLLLAALADGTSRIRNALASRDSDLMIAALRALGAGIEVLPQPDGTIDLLVTPLALAGEPAGAEAAPETVAIDCGLAGTVMRFVPPLAALVRGEFSFDGDPHARLRPMAPIVAALKDLGVQVAEHGADGMLPFTLTGTGRLAGGSIVVDGASSSQFISALLLIGARTADGLEITAAPGPIASPDHIEMTVQTLGELGVTVTRPDARSWKVEPGAIGAFDKVMEPDLSNAGPFLAAALVTSGTVRIPHWPASTTQVGDRWREILGTMGAEVRHLADGTLEVTGPEEINGIDFADASELAPTLAALCALAAGPSRLTGIAHLRGHETDRLAALATEINNLGGRVTELADGLLIEPARLHGGDFGTYADHRMATAGAIIGLAVPGVRVLDIATTAKTMPDFPALWMTLATSGKAAH; encoded by the coding sequence ATGAGCATGCAGAACACCGTTGATCAGTTATGGGACGCCCCGCACCCGGGCACGCCAGTGAACGGCACGGTCGTCGTGCCCGCATCCAAGTCGCTGACCAACCGTTATCTGCTGCTCGCGGCCCTGGCCGACGGCACCTCGCGGATCCGCAACGCCCTGGCCTCGCGCGACTCCGACCTGATGATCGCGGCGCTGCGCGCGCTTGGCGCGGGCATCGAGGTGCTGCCGCAGCCCGACGGCACGATCGACCTGCTGGTCACCCCGCTGGCCCTGGCCGGCGAACCGGCCGGTGCGGAAGCCGCGCCGGAAACCGTTGCCATCGACTGCGGCCTGGCCGGAACCGTGATGCGCTTCGTGCCGCCGCTGGCGGCCCTGGTGCGCGGGGAATTCTCCTTCGACGGGGACCCGCACGCACGCCTGCGCCCCATGGCGCCCATCGTCGCCGCTCTGAAGGACCTGGGCGTGCAGGTGGCCGAACACGGTGCCGACGGCATGCTGCCGTTCACGCTCACCGGCACCGGCCGGCTTGCCGGCGGGTCCATCGTGGTCGACGGCGCCAGCTCATCCCAGTTCATCAGCGCGCTGCTGCTGATCGGCGCCCGCACCGCCGACGGGCTGGAAATCACCGCCGCCCCCGGCCCGATCGCCAGCCCGGACCACATCGAAATGACGGTGCAGACCCTCGGCGAGCTCGGCGTCACCGTCACCCGGCCCGATGCGCGCAGCTGGAAAGTCGAACCCGGAGCCATCGGCGCCTTCGACAAGGTCATGGAACCGGACCTCTCCAACGCCGGCCCCTTCCTGGCCGCGGCCCTGGTCACCTCCGGCACCGTGCGCATCCCGCACTGGCCGGCCTCCACCACGCAGGTCGGCGACCGCTGGCGCGAAATCCTTGGCACCATGGGCGCGGAGGTCCGCCACCTGGCCGACGGCACGCTGGAGGTCACCGGCCCCGAAGAGATCAACGGCATCGACTTCGCCGACGCCTCCGAGCTCGCCCCCACGCTCGCGGCGCTCTGCGCCCTGGCCGCCGGCCCCTCGCGGCTGACCGGCATCGCGCACCTGCGCGGACACGAAACCGACCGCCTGGCGGCGCTGGCAACCGAGATCAACAACCTCGGCGGCAGGGTCACCGAGCTCGCCGACGGGCTGCTGATCGAACCGGCCCGGCTGCACGGCGGGGACTTCGGCACCTACGCCGACCACCGCATGGCAACCGCCGGGGCCATCATCGGCCTGGCGGTGCCGGGCGTGCGCGTTCTCGACATCGCGACCACCGCCAAGACCATGCCCGACTTCCCCGCACTCTGGATGACGCTGGCGACCAGCGGAAAGGCCGCACACTAA
- a CDS encoding sigma-70 family RNA polymerase sigma factor, translating to MVVLEAAAPSAAVAPLRVDWAVMTEDIQGTDTVPAANETEAQRRERFERDALQYVDQLYSAAMRMARNPSDAEDLVQEAYTKAYSAFHQYKPGTNLKAWLYRILTNTYINLYRKRQREPLRTSTDTVEDWQMAQAAEHTSSGLRSAEVEALDHLPDSDVKNALQAIAEEFRLAVYFVDVEGFPYKEAAEILGVPIGTVMSRLHRGRKQLRELLADYAHERGGGQPPKTQGAAKPGAEKK from the coding sequence ATGGTTGTGCTAGAAGCCGCTGCCCCGAGTGCTGCAGTGGCGCCGCTACGCGTAGACTGGGCCGTGATGACCGAAGATATCCAGGGTACCGACACCGTACCGGCAGCCAATGAGACCGAAGCACAGCGCCGCGAGCGCTTCGAACGCGATGCCCTGCAATATGTCGACCAGCTGTATTCGGCCGCCATGCGCATGGCACGGAACCCCTCCGACGCGGAGGACCTGGTCCAGGAGGCCTACACCAAGGCGTATTCGGCGTTCCACCAGTACAAGCCCGGAACCAACCTGAAGGCCTGGCTGTATAGGATCCTGACCAACACGTACATCAACCTGTACCGCAAGCGGCAGCGCGAACCGCTGCGCACCAGCACCGACACCGTCGAGGACTGGCAGATGGCACAGGCCGCCGAACACACCTCCTCGGGGTTGCGCTCGGCCGAGGTCGAGGCGCTTGACCACCTTCCGGATTCGGACGTGAAAAACGCGTTGCAGGCCATCGCGGAGGAATTCCGGCTGGCCGTGTACTTCGTCGACGTGGAAGGCTTCCCGTACAAGGAAGCGGCGGAAATCCTCGGTGTGCCGATCGGCACGGTGATGTCACGGCTGCACCGCGGACGTAAACAATTGCGAGAATTGCTGGCCGACTACGCCCATGAGCGTGGCGGTGGCCAGCCACCAAAGACCCAAGGGGCGGCCAAGCCCGGAGCGGAGAAGAAGTAA
- the rsrA gene encoding mycothiol system anti-sigma-R factor: MGDCYSLGDCDDKRIVRLYEYLDGALSLQDLSEVKAHLEHCAECAEEYDLECIIRSVVRRSCQEIAPETLKSKIISRISEIRVEIGHG, from the coding sequence ATGGGTGACTGCTATTCATTGGGCGATTGCGACGACAAACGCATCGTTCGTCTCTACGAGTACCTCGATGGCGCCTTGTCGCTGCAGGACCTCTCGGAGGTCAAGGCCCACCTCGAACACTGTGCCGAGTGCGCCGAGGAATACGACCTGGAGTGCATCATCCGTTCGGTGGTGCGCCGCAGCTGCCAGGAAATCGCGCCGGAGACATTGAAGTCCAAGATCATTTCCCGGATCAGCGAGATCCGCGTGGAAATCGGCCACGGCTAG
- a CDS encoding 50S ribosomal protein bL37, with product MSKRSRKRKDRKRGGANHGKRPNS from the coding sequence ATGAGCAAGCGTTCACGTAAGCGCAAGGACCGCAAGCGCGGCGGAGCCAACCACGGCAAGCGTCCCAACAGCTAG
- a CDS encoding GDSL-type esterase/lipase family protein has product MEYRTIRLTAIGDELLAGHGDPRALGWYGRVLARTTSNEVRIESYTLAAPGEGSEALSTRWFDEASRRFGQNVDNRLVVALSDRDLDLGLSTARSRLNLANILDSASQMSIKALVVGPAPGLDPERNHRLAELSHVYGDVATRRRHHYVDTFTPLQNHAQWRSDLNANGGLPGQAGYGLMAWLVLHRGWYSWLGLPEPAAG; this is encoded by the coding sequence GTGGAATACCGCACTATCCGACTCACCGCCATTGGCGACGAACTCCTGGCCGGCCACGGGGATCCCCGGGCCCTGGGCTGGTACGGGCGCGTATTGGCACGAACCACCAGCAACGAGGTGCGCATCGAGAGCTACACCCTCGCCGCACCCGGCGAGGGTTCCGAGGCATTGAGCACCCGCTGGTTCGACGAGGCATCACGCCGCTTCGGACAGAACGTCGACAACCGGCTTGTCGTCGCGCTCTCAGACCGGGACCTTGACCTGGGTCTTTCTACGGCGCGCAGCCGCTTGAACCTGGCGAACATCCTTGACTCGGCATCCCAGATGAGCATCAAGGCACTCGTGGTGGGCCCGGCCCCGGGCCTGGACCCCGAACGCAACCACCGGCTGGCCGAGCTCTCCCACGTCTATGGGGACGTGGCCACGCGCCGGCGCCACCATTACGTTGACACTTTCACCCCGCTGCAGAACCACGCGCAGTGGCGCAGCGACCTGAACGCCAACGGCGGGCTTCCCGGCCAGGCCGGCTACGGGCTCATGGCGTGGCTGGTGCTGCACCGCGGCTGGTATTCCTGGCTGGGACTTCCGGAGCCCGCGGCCGGCTGA